The region GCGTTTCAAAGCAGATGGTGGATGAACTGACTCAAAACCCCCAGCTGATCAAGGTTCATTCGGACTTGGAAAATGCGGCACCTGTTGTCAAGGTACGTGTTGACCCCATAAAAGCGGCGGCTGAAGGCATTGCCCCTTCCAGCATAGGCAGTTTGTTAAACGGTATGCTGAGCGGTACCAAGGCCTCCACCATGGATGTGGCAGGTCAGGAAGTTGATATTAAAGTGGAATATCCGGAGGATTCCTATGATACTCTTGATAAAGTAGAGGGAATCATGATTCCCAACAGCTCAGGAGGGTCTGTGGCACTTACGGACATAGCAGATATCGGTTATGAAGACAGTCCTACCGCTATCAACAGAAAGAACAAACAATATCTGGTTACCATAACAGGATCCTTTACCGATGTGGTCAAAACAGCAAAGGATAAAGAGGCAGCAAAAAAGAATATTGATGAAACGATTGTTAATAAGTATTTAAATGACATGGTTACAAGGGCAAAAAACAGTGAGGATGAATCCATGCAGGAGGAATTTTCCAGTCTGTTTAAGGCAATTGCGACTGCCATATTCCTGATCTTCATCGTAATGGCAGCACAGTTTGAATCGCCCAAATTCTCTCTGATGGTTATGACGACCATACCTTTCAGCTTAATTGGTTCCTTTGGATTTCTGGCGGCTGCGGGAGTTGCCATCAGCATGCCGTCTCTCCTTGGATTTCTGATGCTCATCGGTACGGTGGTAAACTCCGGTATCCTATATGTGGATACGGTGAACCAGTACCGGGCTACCATGGATAAGCGGACCGCTCTGATCGAAGCAGGGGCAACCAGACTCCGCCCCATCCTTATGACGACCCTTACCACAGTGGTAGCCATGATTCCTATGGCTATGGCCATCGGAAAGAACGGGGAAACCATGCAGGGTCTTGCTCTGGTAAACGTAGGCGGTTTGACAGCTTCCACCATACTGTCGCTGCTCATGCTTCCGATTTATTATTCCCTTATGAGCGGTAAAACGGATAAGAACTTATTGCCGGATTAAAAGGCTGCAGGGAACCGGGTCTTTTATAAATCCGGTTCCCTGCTGGAAGAAAGTGGATTTCATCTTCTAAGCATGATATGTTAATATATTGGCAGGAATACAGCATAAAAATCCCAGTTAAGGAGGATTAAGGATGAGAAAATGGAAACAGATAGGTGCATGTTGTCTTGCGGCAGTGCTTGCTGTCATGGGCCCGGCATCCACAGCCTGGGCCGGAAGCCCGGAGTTTGCAAGAACTCCTGAAGAATGGGCAAGGCTCAGGGATAATGTGATGGAATACGAAGAACTGGCTGGCCTGATCCGTGAATATAATGTGTCAGTCCAGAAAAACCAGTTGGATATGAATGACAAGAAAAAGGATGACCGGATCACCAGTGATCAGAATGCCCAGTATTACCGGGATGCGGCCTATGATTACAGAAGCAACATCTCAGGAGAAGATCCCTACAGCGATGCAAGCAATGCGGCAAATGCCAACCGGGCGGAAGCTGCGGCAGATTCCAATGTGGAGGATATAAAGGTATACCAGCTTACCTATGACCAGGAGGAAGCCAATCTAGTGGCATCGGCTCAATCCGCGATGGTCACATATTTTCAGCAGAAGTATGAGCTGGAGAGTACAAAAAGCAGCCTGGAGCTTTTGGCGGCTGTGTACCAGTCTACGCTGGTAAGACAGAGTGCGGGCATGGCTACCCAGGCGGATGTGCTGGGGGCCCTGGAGAGTGTTCAGAGTACTCAGACTTCCATCGACAAGCTGACTTCCTCTATCGAAGAGACCAGACAGAAGCTTTGCGTCATGCTGGGCTGGAAATACAACGATATGCCGGAGATCAGGGAAATACCTGCTGTGAACATGGAACGCATTGCGGCCATGAATCCCGACACAGATAAGGAAGCTGCTTTAAGCAACAACTATACCTTAAAGATCAATAAAAGAAAGCTGGAAAATGCCGTGGGGGATGTGACGAAGCAGACCTTGAACAGGACCATTGCCAGCAATGAACAGAATATCGGTTCCGATGTGACAAAATGTTACCGGGCTGTTCTTCAGGCAAAGGCGGCTTACGACCAGGCAGGAGCAGAACTTGCCCTGGAAACTAAAAATATGGATA is a window of [Clostridium] saccharolyticum WM1 DNA encoding:
- a CDS encoding TolC family protein translates to MRKWKQIGACCLAAVLAVMGPASTAWAGSPEFARTPEEWARLRDNVMEYEELAGLIREYNVSVQKNQLDMNDKKKDDRITSDQNAQYYRDAAYDYRSNISGEDPYSDASNAANANRAEAAADSNVEDIKVYQLTYDQEEANLVASAQSAMVTYFQQKYELESTKSSLELLAAVYQSTLVRQSAGMATQADVLGALESVQSTQTSIDKLTSSIEETRQKLCVMLGWKYNDMPEIREIPAVNMERIAAMNPDTDKEAALSNNYTLKINKRKLENAVGDVTKQTLNRTIASNEQNIGSDVTKCYRAVLQAKAAYDQAGAELALETKNMDTAQRKFDLGSLSRLDYVKQKNAYDTKNIAMKTAELTLFQAVQNYDNAVNGLASAGGL